The region CTTTCAGAGTAGTGATTACATGCTCATGAACTGTTTCAGGAATATTAGTCTTGTCTCCCCAACTAAATTTTATGCTCTTTAAGaatcatgttttctcttttttataccCTATCCTATTCTGACCCTTATATAGGTCTACACAGGCATGTTGCAATGATTGCTCTCTTGGCTGACTGGGTGAGGACTAACATTAGATGCCTACTTTGTGTAAGGCACTGCGCTTGTGTTTCACATGAGTTATTTTCATCCTTATTATTTCTACCATAAAGGTATAAGGATATTAAggctaaataatttttctttggtcGCAGAACTAGAAGATGAAGGATGGGGGAGGGCAGTTAAAACCAGTTTGACTCTAATTCTTTGCTTTCTGCCACCTGAACTAATAAGTAAGACCATGCCTAGTGTAGGGCAGGAGTGTTAGAACATAATATGGCtaacaaaaatagtttttgtttataaattttgcaaacattaaaacattttcttgagACTTTTCAGGACTCAAGATTGTTGGGTCTTACCTTGATCACTTCTGGAGTCTGCTGAATCAAAACCATGGAAGTAGTATCTTTGGCTTTATCACCAACAGGACTTCTACAGCCTGATAAATCGGCCTGGGAGGAAGTTGTTAAGGTTTCCTGTAGAATTTgcatcatttccttttcttgtgatAGGCTCCCTCTGCCTGATTTGCATTCAACTAATTCCTGAGCAAAGTCTTCAATGCTTTCCAGAATTCGCAGTAAGAGGGCTCGATCCTCCTCCTCTATTTTATGTCCATTGGTTTCAATAATCCTTGTTAGACAGGAAGGTGAGACTTTTTCCATGGGTAAAGAGACTTTAGATTTAGATTCAAGATCTATGGAGGTCTGACCAGTCAACGGACTATGACTATTTAGAGAATTAGAGTTTTTACTCTTGGCTAGTGGCTCTCTTAGAGAAGTTTCCATCTTCTGTGAAAAAGATTCCAAATCCATTAATAATTTATCTATCTCTTCCTGGCTGTTAGACTTCATAAAATCTCTCTGGCCTCCCCTTTCAACTTTAGGACCTTTTGATTTACAGTCTTCCTTAGATAGATGAACAAATGGCTTCTCAAATATGTTACCAATTTCATTTTGCATGGAGGCTGGACATTTTTTAAGATGAGTATCATGTTCTGAAAATTCTGTTCTATGTTCATTTATCTTTAACAACTCCTGACTGGGTCCATTCTCTGTCCTTTGTCCTTTATCTAATGCTTTCTTTTCATCTGACTCTTCTTCAATATAAAGAGTTTCCATTAAGTCACCAgaagaaacattttctaaaggATTCATGGTTAAGGACTGTGATTGAAGCTGGACAGGTTTTAGAGTTCTGGGATCATTTACCTTTAAGTTATACAAGGAATTTGGGGAATTGTTTGGAATGGATTTTACAGTGTCCATTTTCCTAGAATTTTGCTTGTCATCTTGCAGTTCAATAGTCTCAAACTGTCCAGAGGCAGGAGCTGAGAGCTGAACAACATCTTCATATTTAGGGGGCTGTTCATTGCCAAATATTGGTGAGAAAGGAGTCAGTTGTAGACTAGGCATATTAGTGACCAGTTCTGTTAAATCTATAGCCTCATTATTCCCAGATTTCATGAATTCAAAAGGTAACTTTTTCAGATAGGATGCTAACCTAGTCATTACATTCATATAGACAGTTTCAGAGCTAGAAACTGCATCATTACCACTTCCTTCATTGATGCTACTTCCTGACTTTTTCTTTATGCATTGTTTTATAATGTCTGTGCATTTTTTCAAATCCTCAGAGCATTTCAGCAAGATGTCCAAGCATATCTTTATATCTGTcccagaagaaaaattatctattttatgtttttccaaaATCTGAGTAACCAGATCTTCTTCAGAGAAGTTTTGAAGAAGCATGGAAGTCAGGTTTGTATCAAGTGAGTTTCTATGGGACAAAGATTTTTCCTCAACTGAGGAACTCCGTAGTAAACCAAAAGATGGGGAGTTTCCATCATTGTTATAATGGCCACAGAGCAAGTCAAAATCAACTGACCTCCTATTAAATGAGTCAGATTtaacttttcttccctttctgtaAGCTGCATGGTTAGAGTTTTTGAGTTTTTCAAgggaaaattcttttattttcccactGGCAAAACTGATCGCTTCTCCTGCAATGTCCTTTAAGTTACAGGTATTCTGAAATGTAGATCCTTTCTTGACCCTGGGTATGCCTGTGAGGGCCTGATGGGGATAGTCACCTTCAGCTGAGGAAAGCCCATTTTCGTGGGGTAGAAACATAGAGTTCAGATCTGCATCTTTGAACGGAGACACAGGGATATGCAAGAGGTCTGCACAAACACTATGATGTACCACAATGCAGTCAACTCCATGTGTGAAGGTGTGGCAGGTTCCAGTGCAATAATGTATAGCTTGCTCAAAACGCCGGTCTATCACCACACTGCTGTAGTGGTTCACAGTGCTAACCACAAGTCTGTAAGTTGCTGCCATAATACCAAATCCACTTAGTGGTGGAACTTGGAACTTTCTAGAACTTATTTCAAGAAAATTCTCCTAAATGGCACTTATCTGGAACTGTATTTAATGACAACACTCAGTGGTTTCTTGCAAATATAATGACTCTTTCCAAGAAGGGAAACCATCTAAATTTGAGGTTTGATAACTATTAGGATACAGTAGCTACTGCACATGTGTGCTTGTATTAACAAATCTAATAACTAAATAATTGTgccttttagttttatttagtaGTATCATGATactacagaattatttttatcaaagaataTCCTCTTTTAGTTCTTCAACAGTTCTACATGTAGAAATTTACTGTCAAAAATTTACTGTCTTAAATCTTAGTTGGTGGTATAGAAGTATTATGATAACTGAGTCCTCCAAAGGTTTAAATGATCCATTTTTCTGTGAATGACAGAGAaacctataataaaaaaaaaagaaaattaaaaggaaatgatttCTTAATATTGGAACTTATAATTTCCTCTTTGCATCGCATATGTAGATAATCACCGAGCCTTATTCTCTGCCATGTCACTGATTGCTGATACTCAACTCATGCCTTTGTTTTATCACGCCCTATACTCCTTACTACCTAGAGTAGTATTGTCTCAACTCCACCTTGTTACAACTGCCTCTCAGCTGATATTTCTTTTCCCACTCTCCTTGCCACCTTACAATGAAACTAGCAAGCTTAGACTTAGACAGCTTTTTCATCCCTGACAGCTCAAGAATTCACATTGCCAATCTCCATCATGGATCATGGCAGGTCTACCTCTTTTGACTCACTTTCAAGTCCTTCAACATCTGTTCTCATCCACTTATATTTTCTACTACCCGCTGGAACCAACCTTTTGCTTACATCAACCTAATCTTCTCAAAGACTGACAATACACAGTACCTGTTCTTGATTCTGAAATTTCCTCTATACTTGGAAATTTTTCTCCCatgatcctttctttttttactgagtaaaaaacaacttttattattGCTCTTGATCCCATCTCCCAGACCCTGCCAAATGCAgatctttctctctgcatcaacTGGATAGAATTTACttaatcattatctttttttaaaatggcttttaaaacatGTTGTTGCTTTCCAAAAAGATTCTgttaatgtattcatttaatcaacaaatattgagtgcctactatgtgccaagctctTTCTACATGCTAGGGATGCAGCAATGAATAACACAAAGTCCCTGTCCTTATAGAGCTGACAATCtgattgtaaaaagaaaaacaacatataaGTTAAACATATAACTTATCAGATGGTAATATGActtacagagaaaaatgaagagtttAAAAAGGCTGGGAGGGTGCTGTTTTATAAAGGGAAGACCTCACTGACATCTGAATAGAGGcctgaaagaagagagggagcaGGCCAACAAGGCATTAAGGGGCAAATCATCTTAAACAGAGAAACTGTAAGTGCAAAGGCCCTCTCTGAGGTGGAGCATGCTTGATTTACTAGAAGAATGACAAAGAGACTAAAGCTCTTAGAGCAGTGAAAGCATGGGGGACAGTTTGGAAGATGAGGTCAGAAAGGAAAGGTGGGAGTCTAAATTATGCAGGGTCTGAAGACCACTATATTGAAACTGGCTTTAACCCCGAGTAAGCTGGGAAACAACTGGTAACTATTGAGCAGAGGAATGTTATgttcagatttacattttaaattgatttttggcTGCAGAGAAACAAGTTAGAGGCTATTGCAATAAGTCAGGCAAGAAGGCTGAGGGGCTTGGACCAGAATAGTAACAGTGGAAATGTTTAGATGCtatatatattacaaagctgCAGCCAACATGATTTGCTAGAGGATAGAATGTGCAATACTACTGCATCAAAGGTGGTATAATAAGGCAATGAGAGGAAGGAGCTAATGACAGTAATGAAGGAGACTATCAGTTTCACTGCACCATCACTAGCATTggtattttaacaataaaaatctttCCCCATTTAATAATGAGAAACAGTATTtcttgttttcacattttatttctttaatcataGAAAGCggtttattttgcttatttatttgttctttggtAAATTGTCTATTcttgttctttgcccatttaggTATTAGGGACTTAATATAGAAACAATTAATACAATTAATTCATGACGAATCCTATCTTATGTTGAATTCTTATACTGGTTAGACTCTATTTCCCGGTTCTTTGGATCCAATAATtactctgtttttgtgccagtataCACTATTATAATTACTGTTGACTTATTAAGTTTTACTACCTGGCATTGCTTCCCATATCCctaattataattctttttttaccTTCTAAGTGTTCTTTGATGGTCTTCCAGATGAACTGTTGAACTGTCAATTTCAACATTTGATTACAAttgcaaaaaaattcaaattattttgaaggaacactgatattattataatattcagATTTTCCACACAGGAAgatacatgtcttttttttttttgagacaaggtcttgctgtgtcacccaggctggagtgtagtggcatgatcatagctcactgcaatctcaaactcctggggtcaagtgatcctcctgcttgaACCTCCCTGGGAGGTAGTAGTACAGgagtgggccaccatgcctggctaattttttaaaaaaattttttgtagagatggggttctcagtatgttgcccaggcagtttcaaactcctggtctcaagcaatcttcctggattagcctcccaaagtgtagaGATTACAGGCACCCAGCCTGGAAGAGTTATTCTTAattccaatatatatttttttatctctttctttgtggttttcttcagGTGGGTCGCATCTCAGTCTTCTTGTCCCTCAGTATTTTAACTTTGTTGCTATGTGAATGGATCTTAAACTATTGTCTCACCATCCACTTGTCTTTATATCTCAGGTGGTGGCTTATATAACTATCAAATTAGATATCTCAGAAAATGGATGAAGCTAAACCAGAAAAAGTTACATAGTAAAGGAGATATTCAgtaattcttaaattaaaatacaaagaagcCAACGAGGAGAAGTATTATAGAACAAATGATGAGAACATGGTAATGGAAGGAATTACCTTTTCAAAAGATGCACATCCAAAACACAGGGAAGAAATGGCACCTTTTCAGAAATCCAAGATTTTGACAGAGCATTTGGGTAAGGATACAAGGTAAGGTAAACACAAAGGAGAAAGTACAGTAGGATAACTATATGAAAAATACTGGGACTATTTCCTAATACAGTTGATAAAACTGGCCCAGGGACAAAATGTGTGTTAGAAAATTTATCCAGAAACCTATTAAAATATGTGTCAGATAAATTCTTAAGTTGACATAAAAACAActgcttttctctgaaattagaaaaaataaagagggaaagTATTTCTCTAGGCCTGAATATAACCAAAACAACTGGCTGATCAGGTAATGTGACAGAaggaacaaaaatgtatttgtgttaCATTGGAATTTGAAAGAGTAAAGGAAGAGAGAACACTGGCTAAAGTGAGATATGCTGACCAATAAAATTTCTTGCATTGATGGAAATATTCTTTATCTGCACTATCTGTTATGGCTGCCATTAGCCACGTGGGGCTATTGAGTACTTTAAATGTGGCTGGTGTAGCTGAAgaaccaaattttaattttatttaattttgaaatcattttagatACACACAGGAGTTGAAAAAAATTGTAGAGTTCCTGTAAACCCTTTCCCCAGTCTCCCCCTAATGATACTAAGTCACCACAGTACAATgatcaaaaccaggaaactgaCAATGGTACTATCAACTACAGACCtcattcagatttcaccagttttataACCACTtactcctttttctctcctttcctccctcccttttaaCAATAACTACCACCATAATCAGAATATACAACTATCCCATCACTCCTCAAAAAATCCCTCATACTACCCTCTTGTAGTCACACTCTGGCCCCAAACCCTAACCCCTGGCAAACACGGATCTGTTCTCCAtcattaattttgtcatttagaaaatgttttatgtatgaaATCATATAGTACGTAACCTTTTAAGATTAGCTTCTTttaggccgggtgctgtggctcacgcctgtaatcctagctcttgggaggccgaggcgggcggattgctcgaggtcaggagttcaaaaccagcctgagcaagagcgagaccccgtctctactataaacagaaagaaattaattggccaactgatatatatataaaaaaaaaaattagccgggcatagtggcgcatgcctgtagtcccagctactcgggaggctgaggcagaaggatcactcgaacccaagagtttgaggttgctgtgagctaggctgacgccacggcactcactctagcctggacaacaaagtgagactctgtctcaaaaaaaaaaaaaagattagcttctttcacttaactcAATGTTTCTGAGATTCATTCACATTAATGCATAtgaagatggctgactagagactaTGGATGCCAGTTCTTCTAAGAAAGAAGaaccagggccgggcgctgtggctcacgcctgtaatcctagctcttgggaggccgaggcgggcggattgctcaaggtcaggagttcaaaaccagcctgagcaagagcgagaccccgtctctaaaaaaaaaaaaaaaaaaaaaaaaaaaaaaaaaaaagaaagaagaaccaAAGTCATGGGTGAATAATcataacttaaataaaatataggccgggcgcggtggctcacgcctgtaatactagctctctgggaggccgaggcgggtggattgctcgaggtcaggagttcgaaaccagcctgagcaagagcgagaccccgtctctactataaatagaaagaaattaattggccaactaatatatacaaaaaattagccgggcatggtggcgaatgcctgtagtcccagctacttgggaggctgaggcaggaggattgcttgagccaggagtttgaggttgctgtgagctaggctgacgccacggcactcactctagcctgggcaacaaagcgagactctgtctcaaaaaaaaaaaaagaatataaagggGAAAGTGCTAGAGTCTAGCAGAAAACCCACaggaagaaactaaggcacagaaaaaGAAGTGGCAGACATTGCCAAGGAACCCAAGGGATCTGGTATGTATTTTTAGCTCCCCTTGCCCTTGCTGCTGCAGACCACCAGTACTGAATCATCAATGAGCTCCTCTACCTTTGTGAATCTAGACAGGACTAGGAATCTAGACAAGACTAGGAAACTTTCAGGAAAGGTTTCCCAAAATAAAGAGATGTTATGTACATAATTTTGAAGGATCAATGAGAGTGAGTTAGGCAAAATGGAAGGGAAGAATACTCCCAGCAGAAGGAAACACATATGTGAATGTGCAGAGGTGTAACATGGCACAGTGAGTCCAGAAGTACAAGTAGTTCCAGCTGGTTTCACTGGGTGGAGGAGAGTAGAAAGGCAATCAAGAAGGGAGGAAACTTGAGCAGCAGGAACCATACCACAGACTAAACTAAGTAAACTAGGGATTGTGAACTTTATTCCGAACACTAtgggaaaaagaaagactttaaGGTAGGGGAGTAACATAAATGAGATTTATGTTTCAGAGAGATTATTCTAACAGCTAAGTGGAGGCTAGATAGAGAGGAACCAGATTGAAGCCATGAAAATCAGTTGTGAGGCTACTGTAATAATCATGCAGTAAGTAGGGAGAATCTAAACCAAGTAGGTGGTAATAGTTAAAAAGAGGAGGGTATCAATGAGACAGGGGATGGGGGGTAGAATCCACAGAACAGGGAGAGGGAAAGTGAGAGGGAGGAATCTTGGGTTTCTGGCTTGAGTACTGTGAGACTAGTATCGCTACTTCcaacacagactttttttttttttttctttttaatggtggTTGGCcatagaaaagataaagaattttaTTCTGAATGTGTTGTTTGAAGAGGTACCTGTGGAACTTCCAAAGAGTGATGACTGGATGAAATGTGAATATAAAACCTGGAGGTCAACAGAAAGAAATAGGTTGGAGATACAGCTCTGAGAAGTTACTCAGGGTGACAGCGTAAAGTATGGGGAGCTCTAGGCTGAGGACAAAGTTGGATGTCACTGACATTTCTGAGTTAAACAGAGGAACAGAATTCTGAGAGAGAACCGAAGAAGAAAGAGACAGGTAATAAGGAAACAGGTAATAAGGAGAAAGTAGTTTTACAGAGGCTGAAGGAGAAACTTTGAAACTGGAGGTCGTCAGCATTAGATGCTACTAAGAGgtcaaggaaaaaacaaaaattactcaCTGGATTTGGCAACATGAAGGTTGCCGGTAACCTTAACAAGTACAATTTCAGGAAGTCGCTGTCAAATAAGTGGTATAAGTAGACTAGATTTTCCATTCGTATCTTTTGTTGAAAAAGGAGGGCtattgctgggtgtggtggtttatgcctataatcctagcactctgggaggccaagccaggagg is a window of Microcebus murinus isolate Inina chromosome 1, M.murinus_Inina_mat1.0, whole genome shotgun sequence DNA encoding:
- the PPP2R3A gene encoding serine/threonine-protein phosphatase 2A regulatory subunit B'' subunit alpha isoform X1; protein product: MAATYRLVVSTVNHYSSVVIDRRFEQAIHYCTGTCHTFTHGVDCIVVHHSVCADLLHIPVSPFKDADLNSMFLPHENGLSSAEGDYPHQALTGIPRVKKGSTFQNTCNLKDIAGEAISFASGKIKEFSLEKLKNSNHAAYRKGRKVKSDSFNRRSVDFDLLCGHYNNDGNSPSFGLLRSSSVEEKSLSHRNSLDTNLTSMLLQNFSEEDLVTQILEKHKIDNFSSGTDIKICLDILLKCSEDLKKCTDIIKQCIKKKSGSSINEGSGNDAVSSSETVYMNVMTRLASYLKKLPFEFMKSGNNEAIDLTELVTNMPSLQLTPFSPIFGNEQPPKYEDVVQLSAPASGQFETIELQDDKQNSRKMDTVKSIPNNSPNSLYNLKVNDPRTLKPVQLQSQSLTMNPLENVSSGDLMETLYIEEESDEKKALDKGQRTENGPSQELLKINEHRTEFSEHDTHLKKCPASMQNEIGNIFEKPFVHLSKEDCKSKGPKVERGGQRDFMKSNSQEEIDKLLMDLESFSQKMETSLREPLAKSKNSNSLNSHSPLTGQTSIDLESKSKVSLPMEKVSPSCLTRIIETNGHKIEEEDRALLLRILESIEDFAQELVECKSGRGSLSQEKEMMQILQETLTTSSQADLSGCRSPVGDKAKDTTSMVLIQQTPEVIKIQNKPEKKPGTPLPPPATLPSSPRPPSPVLHVNNVVNTPLSINIPQFYFPEGLPDTCSNHEQTLSRIETAFMDIEDQKADIYEMGKIAKVSGCPLYWKAPMFRAAGGEKTGFVSAQSFIAMWKKLVNNHHDDASKFICLLAKPSCSSLEQEDFIPLLQDVVDTHPGLTFLKDAPEFHSRYITTVIQRIFYTVNRSWSGKITSTEIRKSNFLQTLALLEEEEDINQITDYFSYEHFYVIYCKFWELDSDHDLYISQADLSRYNDQASSNRIIERIFSGAVTRGKTVQKEGRMSYADFVWFLISEEDKRNPTSIEYWFRCMDVDGDGVLSMYELEYFYEEQCERMEAMGIEPLPFHDLLCQMLDLVKPASDGKITLRDLKRCRMAHIFYDTFFNLEKYLDHEQRDPFAVQKDVENEGPEPSDWDRFAAEEYETLVAEESAQAQFQEGSFEDYETDEPASPSEFGNKGNKIVSSSLTEKCGKLQSVNEE